In the Ricinus communis isolate WT05 ecotype wild-type chromosome 3, ASM1957865v1, whole genome shotgun sequence genome, GAGTAAGATAGAAATTCAGTGGTCCGATATTATGGCATTGAAAGCTAATTGCCCTGATAATGAACCTGGGACATTGACTGTTGTGGTAATGCCTCTAGCCCTCTACTTTTACTCTCTCTGTATGCATGTGTACGTGTGTTTTGTGCAGGTTTGTTTGTGGGTCACTAAAAACACTAGTCTATTGTGAAATGCAGTTGGCTAGACAGCCTCTTTTCTTTAGGGAAACTAATCCACAGCCCAGAAAACATACCTTATGGCAGGCAACAGCAGATTTTACCAATGGACAGGCTAGCATACACAGGTccaattactttattttcttctctgGTATGATAGGAACTTTATCTGGATGGAGCTATTGTTAAATGTATCCTACGTTTGAAATGCTGTTCTGATGAACTTCATTGTCAAAATTTTGTGCTGCTTATGTCTGTTTTTAACTGAAGAAAAAATTGTAATAGTTACTCCTTTCCTACTTAATTTTCATTTACCTGGTATTCATATACGTCATTTATTTAGTCAAGTTTGGGATacattgaatttaaaatttattgtatgGGACGTTCTTCAAGATTCAGTCCTTGTTGCAGAAATAGGCTATTTTCTAGCCGTAAGGCAGTGATACTTACATAGAGTGTACTACTATGCTTCTGTAGGCAACATTTTCTGCAATGCCCACAAGGGCTGTTGAATAAACATTTTGAAAAGCTGATCCAGTGTGACATGCGTTTGAACTTTTTAAGTCGTCAGCCAGAGATAATTTTGGATTCACCGTATTTTGAACAGCGGACATCTGTTTTTGAGGATCCAGATGACCCAAAAAGTCAAGATTTTAATAAAGTAGAGATGGGTATAGCATCATCATCTGCTTCTGGTTTCCAAGATCTAGTAGCATCACCATCTGCCGCTCACTCATCTTCCTTAGAGATAGGAGATCATGCCGGTACAACATCAGAGCAAATGTCCCGAGAAGCTCCTTCCCCCAGCTCAGGTACGATTAGCTTTGTTTTagctatattttctttatgaatCTATATGTCCAGATTTAGTTTGAATGTCATAATATTGCATGGGAGAGAaaatgttttatattatttgggTCTAGCTGGAGAGACATTGGGCCTCGGGTAAAAGTAGCAGCCTTCCCTGAGATGATTTTCTGTCCAAAACTAATCAGTTATGATCTGTTCTCCCGACACCCCACCCCCCAAATATGTGGAAAAATAGTTCTACACAAAAATCTGtggaaatatttttagttCCAAGcagtataatatttttatctttatgtattttccttttttcttgtgAGGAAACTCCTGGGAGATATTTGGGAGTGTCTAAATGAAGAAATGTGTGATACCATCAATCAAGTAATATAGTGTAAATTATATGTACATCTAATGCTCTAGGGTTTATTGTGATTTGCTTTATTGGTACTCTATTAAAGAACTGTCTGGTCGTGTCCCAGAGTAAACTGTGTCAAAGGAgcatttaaaaggaaaaacattgGCTTTATGTTGAGCGTGCCTTATTTCTGTTTGGTTTACTCTTTACTCGTCTTTTCCTTGGGGTTTTGAGTGTTGATGTTATCCATGTTGTGAAAGTTCTGTAGTAGCTTGTATAAATTGAATCGATATTGTGACTGCAAGTATGCTTATAGTCCAAAGTGATCATCGATTTATCCTCTCAACTAGTGATGGATACTCGTGCAATTGAAGGGAATGGAAATTGTGAAGCTGTTGATTCAAAGGGACTGAGAAACTGGGACCAGATCAAAGTGCCTGGCCTGCACCCGTCTATGTCAATGAGTGATCTTATGAATCATATTGAGAACTGTATTTCAGAGCAAATCACCTCTGGTAATCCATCGCTATCGGCAGATGGATCAGAAGGCCAGAACATACTAGAGGACATCGCCCAATACCTCCTCAGCGACAACCAACTAACGACATCCTCGGATGAGAAAAGGCTCATGGCTAGGGTCAATTCTCTGTGTTGTCTCTTGCAGAAGGACCCTGCCTCATCCCAGAACTCACAGGCTAATGAGGAAATTTACGTTGGAGAATCTGATAATGGAAAAGGGGTTCAACTAAACAACACTTATGAATCACTGAAtgagaacaaaaataaaggtGGTATCAAGGACCCTGAATTGAATACGAAGGATGTATCTGGCAGCAAGCAAGTGCCAGGCATGTCACGAAAAGACTCCTTTGGGGATCTGCTGCTTCATCTCCCGCGTATTGCATCTCTTCCGAAGTTCTTGTTTAACATTTCTGAAGAAGACGGCGAGAGTCAAGCCAGATAAGGTTGTCGCCTATTTGGCAAAAATGAAGCTATGTAGTGAATTTCTTTCACTCCCTCTCTTCCTCTCCCTTTTGTTAAATGCAGATTTGCTGGCtgtttaatattatcttatgTTTCTGAGAAGATGCTTGCATTACTTTGAAACTTGGGGAAGAAGTgggattcagaaatttgttttgatgaAGAATCCCTGTAAATATCCTGTGTAAAAATCTCAAGTAGTGATGTTAGGTTTATTCATTTCTGCATGAAATGCATGTTACCCTTATAACTCTACAAACATGTCCTCAATTAGTGATGTTAGGTTTATTCTTGTGCTGTTTGTTTGGACTGCTAAAGTTCTGATCCTATTCCTATTTGGAGCTGATGCTCTTGGGATGAATGTTGAGCGGTTGTGGAAGTTTACAGCCGGATCCTGGAAAGTTTGTGACCATTTCCCTGTTTTTCATTGCCGGACGTCAAGTAATCTTATGGCCAGTATGACTGGACAAATTCTCAATCTCAAgcaattgaaaattttaacaaataagaACATAAATTCATAGTGGTGGTGCTGGGGGCATTATTAACCgacatcaaaataattttccaTTGATTGGCTGGAATTCCAAGTAACTTGAGAAAATTAGACAGTTGCAAAAATCAAAGTGGAGCTCTATTGGATTGCCAGTTTTTATTTAGGTTCTATTTGATTAAACTGTTATAATTAAGTATAGTATTTGGTAGGTTATTATTAGCTGtttgatgaaaaatataaattatggaTATAGAcattagattaaaatattatttgattttataatataatattataattttaataagatatgttaattatatattaaatataaaataaatgcacTTGGTTGAGCCGCATAAAGCCAGGTTCAGAGTTTATGATCATTAATTCACATGTATTACCGATTAAGCacagaaatttatttaatgaacaagataattaatttcaattgaaaatttccataaaaatatttaattagctCCTATTACATCATCCTTCTGTTTTGTCTTGTTGTATTTCCTAAGAGACTCAGTATTTTGTTCaatgtttatatttagatttatctgtgacaaaataataataataatgagagACTCCAGAAGATTCTCCAAGTTCTTCACTCTTCAGGCAGACATATAAAGCATGTAGGATCTTTCAACTCCTCTTCATGCACAGCCAGCTCCAAGCACTGCAAATGGAATGTATGGCCACATGGAAGAATGGCTGCATCTGGAAATCTTTGGAACTCCAACTCTATCTCTGGTGGCATTGGTGGATATGCAAGATCCTTCTCACAAAGGCAGCAAATGTATCCAACTCTGTTATCAACTTctgcaaaaaaaaattgaatagttTATGATTGTTATGAGCTGTGAACCTCTCCATTAATACACATATATTTGAAGTTAATACACATACTTGAAGAAGAGTTCTTGACATTAGAACATACTGATATGATGTGTAATATTATCCCTTTCTGGATGATGCCTGGATAGATGATACTTGAATAACCTTTCTCttcttgaagatgaagatgaagatgaagatgaattAGATGAATTTTCTGAAGGCTGCTGTGTCTTTTCCTTTGCCCGCCAAATCTTTGAAGACAAGGTAGTAGGTGAAATATTTGAAGGTtctgcctttttcttttcctgatAACCCTTTGAAGATGATATGGATGGATCGTTTGAAGCTCGAGGTGCGGCCTGTGCAGCTGATTCAGTTTGCAAGGTCCTGCTTGTCTGGCTATTTTCATGCTGTAAACCGGAAGACTTGTGTCCATCGGCGGCTCTTCTTACGTTGGCTTGTTTTTTGTCATGCTTTCCATTTGGCACAGCAGCACCAGTGGCATGAGAGAATTCTGAAGGATGTTCAGGATTTTGAGGATACTTTTGGAAATCTCCAGTTACATGTATTGCTTCTCCAAGAGCATCTGCTCCTGATACTTTCTCATTTGACACATGAGAGTCATGCTGTGAACTGACTTGAGGATTCAAGGAAGCCTCGCCTGCCTGCAATTCGGACTCGGTATCTATTACATCTTCAGAACCCAAAAGGTTGCCAGGGTCATCCAGGCGTAGAAAACTAGAAGGATTAGGTGAACATAAGGAAGCATAATTATCAGGATTACTAGGACTCTCGGTTACGTGTGAACTTTTTGCATCGTCAGATGATGAACAATCCACTAGAGATTCATTCTCTAAGAAGAAGAGTCTTGAGTCTTTACTGTCACTAAACGAGGAGGGAGACCCAGATGCCATTCTAGTAAAAGGAACCTAATTACCTTCAATATTGCAAAAAAATCCTCCTGCATGTATTTAGATTGTCCAATTGAGTAACACAAAGCACTAAAAGACCTCTTTCCAATGCTGCTTATCACAGCATTgattaataaagatataataaaGTTGTAATGGAATTGCAATAATCAATTATCCTTCTCTAACATCAGTCAGGACAGAaaagcaataaataaatatatacatatagacATGAGTATCATCCAGATAACACAAAAATCTgggttaaaataattagatatttgCTAGGAAATTACTATTGTTATTACAATAAAAGACACAATTTCCGAACAAGGGTTTTTACCATCAATCAAGATTTCGAAAACCTACATTCAgagaagggaaaaaaaaatccaaaattcgTACACTTAGAATTCTTTGGGCGATATGGGTTTTCAcagattaatttattactcATTATAAAGTTTACTAGAAACAAAGTTTTAAAACAACCCAGAAAAGAATTATAAGAGAAGATCAATTAGCagctaaaaaagaaaaataaacagtGCGATTAATTTAGCAGGTGACTTGGCAAACAAGGAAACGTTAATCACAactaacaaaaagaaaaaaaacacaagAAGGGTAGAATATAGTACCAGTTAAAGCTGAATTTTAGACTTCCTTTTTGGacaggaaagaagaagaagaagaagaagaagaagaagaagaagaagatgatgatgatgatgagagGGTAGGGTTCTTCttacttttctcttttttttttttttttttctcacgTAGCAAGTAGTTTCTTCAAAAGATCAGTGTATAACTGTGAacgcatatatatatatatatatatatataggggCTCTGCTATTGCACACTTGACTCATATTTAGCCGATAATTTACTTTAGTTTTCTCCTAATGTATTTAGGATCTGCAATTCTAGAGGATCCATACTAAAATCACATGAAGATAACACAATTTATCAATGTGCAAAGTGCTTTTAAATAGGAAAATCCAGgcagttaatatatatataattttgaaacatataaaatattttttacatatgttattatattttttcatatataaatttttattaatttattatttagtaaataaatttttaattagataataattttaatcctaaaaagtaaatttttaatcataattttaatattatattaaaaaaataaattaatttttaattagacaagAAATCTAGTTTAGAgaataaactttaaattatttttaatattatattattcaataaactaaatttttaattgtacgataatttttaatctcaaaaatagtaatactaattatatttatagtttaaattatataatactaataattaattaataaatacttttaaatattttatattatattactaagattttaaaatagtaaaagttaaagaaaaatgtttaaaaatctttgatttttttattaattttaaaatattaaaaatacttataagatattaaaaattctattaagttttatctataattcaatttacattattattcataatcaaagtaattacaataatatagtttaaattttattttctaaaataatttataatttacagttcttatcaaatttatcaaacatatttgtcaattttaatattccatgactttaacttttaaatatataaacatattagATATATCAGTAAAATTGCCATATGTTAgcattgataaaatttaaattcctATTAATTCTTCTAAAATGATGGGGTTACTTcgataatttattaataaatatatcaaatagatttatattaaaaatataacgaatattattttatattttataattaaatattatatttattagaaaaataacttattaattaacatattaataatattaataaattaatattgaaaatataaacatgaggttatatttttaatttatttattgatatattaactataaataaaccataaattagaattataaattatattttatcaaaattaattatttaattaaaaataataattaatgtattatttttagtacTAAAATATGAACATTATATGTCATCATTATATTTACGTGTCAAAACTGtgcttatatattaaaattatttcatcaTTATACTTGTGTGTCCAAACGAtgcttattttttaagattattgataattattagaaattttgtatacctcaaaatttatatatgttctATTCATCCAATATAGCCAAGAAAAACTTTTATAGAGTTTCTACTACATCTATAATAgggattatttttaataaaataatgtgaggctgatttatgtaattatgaagtaattaataatttttaattatatattttgaaatcaatggtatgagaatatataattatctgttgataattttttaaatatattttaataattatttataagagATGAAAGTCTTGAATTCAAATCCCTGTATCTATCTATATCAAACGAGATTTTGTTTTTATGATGAGTATAAAGAGatcattattattgttgtatAGTTTATGGTCCATTGGAcctttcataaataaaaaattatctttgttGTATGGCCATGGCTATTTGAACTTtctataaatacaaaataatatttttaatatatttagtgaAAGATGTGCCGTATTATATATgtgtataataaaaaaagtttacaatgaaaatacaaatctattataat is a window encoding:
- the LOC8265774 gene encoding uncharacterized protein LOC8265774 isoform X1, producing MVQLMISGNNPVETETTSSKGAPVKVEIVEDPLEEEHGPLNKRSKQSQTVQQQWGAGANAYPVPPVQYNPLDEPSPLGLRLRKSPSLLDLIQMRLSQGGASAPGTIQGTDNTNNNSVIKKESSNKTTTASSSTDKLKASNFPASILRIGSWEVCDFICFDVLFLFLVVILMLYSWWDSYYCWQYKSRYEGELVAKCYFAKHKLVWEVLEGGLKSKIEIQWSDIMALKANCPDNEPGTLTVVLARQPLFFRETNPQPRKHTLWQATADFTNGQASIHRQHFLQCPQGLLNKHFEKLIQCDMRLNFLSRQPEIILDSPYFEQRTSVFEDPDDPKSQDFNKVEMGIASSSASGFQDLVASPSAAHSSSLEIGDHAGTTSEQMSREAPSPSSGNGNCEAVDSKGLRNWDQIKVPGLHPSMSMSDLMNHIENCISEQITSGNPSLSADGSEGQNILEDIAQYLLSDNQLTTSSDEKRLMARVNSLCCLLQKDPASSQNSQANEEIYVGESDNGKGVQLNNTYESLNENKNKGGIKDPELNTKDVSGSKQVPGMSRKDSFGDLLLHLPRIASLPKFLFNISEEDGESQAR
- the LOC8265774 gene encoding uncharacterized protein LOC8265774 isoform X3 translates to MVQLMISGNNPVETETTSSKGAPVKVEIVEDPLEEEHGPLNKRSKQSQTVQQWGAGANAYPVPPVQYNPLDEPSPLGLRLRKSPSLLDLIQMRLSQGGASAPGTIQGTDNTNNNSVIKKESSNKTTTASSSTDKLKASNFPASILRIGSWEYKSRYEGELVAKCYFAKHKLVWEVLEGGLKSKIEIQWSDIMALKANCPDNEPGTLTVVLARQPLFFRETNPQPRKHTLWQATADFTNGQASIHRQHFLQCPQGLLNKHFEKLIQCDMRLNFLSRQPEIILDSPYFEQRTSVFEDPDDPKSQDFNKVEMGIASSSASGFQDLVASPSAAHSSSLEIGDHAGTTSEQMSREAPSPSSVMDTRAIEGNGNCEAVDSKGLRNWDQIKVPGLHPSMSMSDLMNHIENCISEQITSGNPSLSADGSEGQNILEDIAQYLLSDNQLTTSSDEKRLMARVNSLCCLLQKDPASSQNSQANEEIYVGESDNGKGVQLNNTYESLNENKNKGGIKDPELNTKDVSGSKQVPGMSRKDSFGDLLLHLPRIASLPKFLFNISEEDGESQAR
- the LOC8265774 gene encoding uncharacterized protein LOC8265774 isoform X2, which gives rise to MVQLMISGNNPVETETTSSKGAPVKVEIVEDPLEEEHGPLNKRSKQSQTVQQQWGAGANAYPVPPVQYNPLDEPSPLGLRLRKSPSLLDLIQMRLSQGGASAPGTIQGTDNTNNNSVIKKESSNKTTTASSSTDKLKASNFPASILRIGSWEYKSRYEGELVAKCYFAKHKLVWEVLEGGLKSKIEIQWSDIMALKANCPDNEPGTLTVVLARQPLFFRETNPQPRKHTLWQATADFTNGQASIHRQHFLQCPQGLLNKHFEKLIQCDMRLNFLSRQPEIILDSPYFEQRTSVFEDPDDPKSQDFNKVEMGIASSSASGFQDLVASPSAAHSSSLEIGDHAGTTSEQMSREAPSPSSVMDTRAIEGNGNCEAVDSKGLRNWDQIKVPGLHPSMSMSDLMNHIENCISEQITSGNPSLSADGSEGQNILEDIAQYLLSDNQLTTSSDEKRLMARVNSLCCLLQKDPASSQNSQANEEIYVGESDNGKGVQLNNTYESLNENKNKGGIKDPELNTKDVSGSKQVPGMSRKDSFGDLLLHLPRIASLPKFLFNISEEDGESQAR